The DNA sequence CTCGCGGCGCGGATGCTTTACCACTACCTGCTCAAGGCCGGCGTGGTGATCTACGAGTACTGCGAGCGACCGTTGCACGGCAAAGTCGCGCTGGTGGATGAGGATTGGAGCACTGTCGGCTCAAGCAACCTCGACCCGCTGAGCCTGTCCCTGAACCTGGAAGCCAACGTACTGATCCGCGACCGGGGCTTCAACCGCGAACTGTTCCAGCGACTCGATCATCTGAGCCGCAACCACTGCACCGTCATGCCCGAGAATCACGCCCCACGGGGCCTGCTGTGGCGCATGACCATCGGTTTCATGGTGTTCCACTTCCTGCGCCACTTTCCGGCCTGGGCCGGCTGGCTGCCGGCCCATAAACCGCGTCTGAAACCTTTTTCGCCGCCGACGGCGGTTCGGAGCGAGCCCCATGAACCACTCTGAAGCGCACACCGCGCCGAGAGACGCCCACGCGCCGGAACAGGCCAAACCGGCGTCGCGCTGGAGCCGCTGGAAAAGACCGCTGACCCTGGCCTTCTTCCTGCTGCTGATCGTGCTGTTCACGACCCTGGCCCGACGCATCGACTGGTCGGAAGTATTCGCCACCCTGGCGGACTTCAAGGTGCGCACCTTGATCATCGCTGGCGCGTTGACCATTACCAGTTTCATTACCTACGCCTGCTTCGACCTGATCGGCCGCACCTACATCCGGCAGAAACTGGGCTGGCGACAAATCTTGCCGGTGGGGGTGATCAGCTACGCCTTCAACCTCAACCTCAGCGCCTGGGTCGGCGGCATCGCCATGCGCTATCGGCTGTATTCGCGGCTCGGGGTCAGCACCGGCAACATCGCCAAGATCCTTGGCCTGAGCCTGGCCACCAACTGGTTCGGCTACATGACCCTGGCCGGCGTGGTGTTCAGCAGCGGCCTGGTGACGATGCCGCCAGGCTGGAAACTGAGCAGCGGTGCGCTGCAAGGCGTGGGTGCACTGTTGCTGCTGGTGAGCGCCGGTTACCTGGTGGCCTGTCGGTTCTCCAAGCGGCGGGCCTGGACGATTCGCGGCATGGAAATCAATCTGCCATCGCTGCGCATGGCCATGCTGCAACTGGCCCTGGGGGCGCTGAACTGGTCGTTGATGGCTGCGGTGATCTTCACCTTGCTGCCCGGCAAACTGGATTATCCAATGGTGCTCGGCGTGTTGCTGATCAGCAGCATTGCCGGGGTCATTACCCACATTCCGGCGGGGCTCGGGGTGCTGGAAGCGGTGTTTATCGCGGTGTTGCAGCATGAGGTGTCGCGGGGCAGCCTGTTGGCGGGGCTGATTGCGTACCGGGCGATCTACTTCATCTTGCCGCTGTTGATTACGGTGGTGATGTATCTGGTGATCGAGGCGAAGGCCAAGGCGCTGCGGGTCAAGCCAGGGCTCAAGCGCTGAGGTGCCACGCCTGGCCCTATCGCGAGCAAGCTCGCTCCCACAGGGGATGTGCAGTGGACATGGGTTTTGTGTTCACAGGAGATCCAAGGTGGGAGCGGGCTTGCTCGCGATAGGGCCCGCACCAGCACCACAAAAATCAGCGCTCCTGGATAATGCTCAACCGCTCTCCCACCACCATTTCCGTGATCCAGTCCACCAGGATCGAGGTGTAGGCCTGTTGTGATACAGGGTCGCTCAGGGCATGGTCGGCGCCGTCGATGATCCGGTGGGTCAACGAATGGGTCTGCTGGCACGCGGCGCGGTAGCTCATGATGGTGGCATGGGGGACGTGATCGTCGGTCTCCGACTCCACCAGCAGCACATCACCAGTGAACTGCGAACAGGCATGCAAGGCGCGGTTGGTGTCGGCGTGCACCAGGGTGCTGCGATAATCCAGCAGGTCGCTCTTGTCCAGGTCGCGCTTGGGCGTGTGCCATTGCTCGTCGCGGTACAGCGCCGGGACCCGCAAGGCCAACCAGCGCACAGGCCGCAGCGATGTCAGAATCGAGGCCAGGTAACCGCCATAACTGGTGCCCACCACCGCAATCGCCGAGGTGTCCAGGGCCGGGTGCGCGAGCAGCCGGTCGTAGGCCGTCAGCAGATCCCGCAAGTTGTCCTCCCGCGTCACCCGTGACAGCGGAATGCCCGCCCCGCCGGTGTGCCCGCGCAAGTCAAAGGTCAAACACACGCAGCCCAGGCCGGCGATGCCTTTGGCCCGTTCCAGATCACGTTCCTGACTGCCGCCCCAGCCGTGCACAAATAACACGCCGGGCACCTTCGACTTGGGGCTCAGGAATGTCCCGTTCATGTGTTCATCGTCGATCTCAATCTGAATGGTTTCGCTTCTAGCCGTCATAGGAATGAACCGTTACGTATTTAAGAAGGAAGTCTCCATTGTGCGCCTCGCCGCGATACACCTCGGTGGCCCCGGGGGGCAGCGGCTGGTCGGTGTAGGTTTCCACCGAGGACACGCGAACCGCGTTGGTCGATGGGTCCTCGACGAACACTTGCAACGCCGCCAGCTCCGCACTGCTGGCCCCACCCATGCGCCACGACTGCTCCAGCACGCCGCCCCGGGGCTGGCCGGCGGCGTCGAGGCCCTGGGCAATGTCGTAATTGCGCCGCGAGGCGAAGAAGCCCGGGTAGGCCTGGTTGGCGGCGTCATCAAACACCTGGGCCAGGCGCACTGCTTCACGCACGTCGTCAGGCAACTCAAGCCTGAGCAATTCGATGTAGCCGCCCTGCACCACCAGCAGATCCGAGCCGCCGTAGACTTCCAGGCCTTCGCTGTCGCGGGTCAGGTGTTGCACGCCGCAATAGCTGACGACCTTGCCGCTGATGAAGCTCTGGCCAACGCTCTGGGTCTGGACCTCACTGAGGTTCTGTTCCAGCACCACCCCGTCGCGAAACAGCGCCTGGGCATCGGGCCTGGCGACGATTTCGTCGAACTGCGCCAAGCTCTTGATCACCCGCTGGTCGCGCCCGGCACAGGCATGCACAGGCTTGAGGCGGATCGCTCCCGAGTAAAGCAACTGCTCGGCGGCCTGGCGTGCGTCCTGGAGCGCAAAGACACTCACGCCATCAAGCACCGCGCCACGGGTGAGCTTGGCAAACAATGGCGACCAGCCTTTGGGCGCCACGGCATCCTTATTCAACAGACCGTGGGTAATCGCCTTGGTGCAGATAAAATCATGCTCGACATAACCGCCCCATAAATCCTCCGGACCCTTGATGCCCAAGCGCAACGCGGCCTCGGCGCCGATCAGGGTTTGCGTAGGCACCAGATACACATCACGCCCGGTATGTTGTTGGTCGTCATAACTGCCGCCGTACTCAAAGCCCAGGATCTGCGCCAGCCAACGGGCCAGTGCGCGATTGGTTTCGACTTCATGGAGCGGTGCGTGAGGGTTGACCGAGTGGGCCACTACCGTTTTGTTGCGATTGACTGACGTCATGCGATGCCCTTTTACCTGTGCTCGATGGCGGTAGATAGAGGGGTGCAGAGATCAGGCCAACGGTGTGTCGAGCCGGGAGGAGCAGGGAAACGGGCGTATCGGAGGGAGTTGATAGCACCTGGCCTGTTTCATTCTGCACGACCCGCGGCCGTCATCCCGCAAATTGCACGATGGAGTGCAAATCCCCGTGGCGAGGGAGCTTGCTCCCGCTGGGGTGCGAAGCGCCCCCATAAAACCGACGCTTGCAATGGGACTGCTGCGCAGTCCAGCGGGAGCAAGCTCCCTCGCCACAGGTGTCAGTCTCAGCTTTTTGAAACAGCCGGCGGATTCACCCCAAACTTCGCCCGATAATCACTCGGCGCCAACCCGGTGATCTTCTTGAACGTCGCTCGAAAAGCGCTTGGGTCTTGATAGCCGACGGTCCAGGCAATGTGGTCGATGGTGCCATTGGTGAACTCCAGCATTTCCCGAGCCTTGCCGACGCGCAGGTGCTGGCAGTATTCAGTGGGCTTGAGTCCGGTGGCGGCGCGAAACCGGCGCAGGAAGGTGCGTTCTTCCAGACCGGCCCGTTCAGCCATCGCGCCGAGGGATACGTCTACCGCGCCGCTGCTTTGCAACCAATGCTGGACCTTGAGAATCGCCGCATCGCCATGTCCGAGAATGGGGGCAAAGTTACTGCCGCACTGGCTCGCGCTATCGCTGTGTTCGATCACCAGAAATTGCGCCGTGCGCGTGGCGATGCTGGGCCCGAGCAGGCGGTCCACCAAGCGCAGCCCGAGCTCCGACCACGCCATCAACCCGGCCGTGGTAATCAGGTCGCCGTCGTCGACGATGGGTTTGTCGGCGTTGAGTTTGATCTTGGGGTAACGCGCGGCGAAGCTCTTGGCCGAGGTCCAATGGGTGGTGGCGCTGCGGCCGTCGAGCAAGCCGCTTTCGGCCAGCAGGATCGAGCCTACGCACACCCCGCCCAACACCGTGCCGCCGGCATGCTGGGCACGCAGCCAAGCCATCAGTGCCCGGGAAATCTGGCCCTCACTGAAGCCGGCGAGGGACGGCGGAATCAGCAACGCAACCAGCTTGCCCGCGGGGCCGGTAGCACTGTCGAACACACGCTGCGGTGCCTCATCACCCTCTGCTTGCCAGTGGCTCACCCGCAGCTGTGGCAGTTGCGCGCTGGCCTGCTCGGCGGCGATCCGCTGTGCCACCGCAAACAGATCGGTCAGGCCGTGCACCGCCGCCAGTTGCGCACCGGGATAAATCAGTACCCCGAGTTCGGCGACTGCCCTTTCCTGCACCATTGTCAGTTTTCCCTCGCTTATTGTCGTTGCGGCCAATCCTCGAACCGGCGGTAAAGGCCAATACTGGCGCCCTACCCCATCCGATCAAGGAAGCCCTCATGTCCAAGCAAGCGCTCATCGTAGTCGATATCCAGAACGACTACTTCCCCCAAGGAAAATGGCCGTTGGTCGGCGCCGAAGCTGCTGCCGACAACGCCGCGAAGCTGATTGAAGCTTTTCGCCAGGCCGGCGATCAGGTGGTGCACATCCGCCACGAGTTCACCTCCGACGACGCGCCGTTCTTCACGCCGGGCTCCGAAGGCGCCAAGTTGCACCCCAAGGTGCTCAACCGCGCCGACGAACCGGTGGTACTCAAACATTTCGTCAATTCGTTTCGCGAAACCGAACTGCAAGCCCTCCTCGACCACCACGGCATCGAACAACTGGTGGTGGTCGGCAGCATGAGCCACATGTGCGTCGACGGCGTCGTGCGGGCGGCGGCAGACCTGGGCTACGACGTCACGGTGATCCATGATGCCTGCGCCACCCTCGACCTGGAATTCAATGGTGTCGTCGTTCCAGCCGTCCAAGTGCATGCGGCGTTCATGGCGGCGCTGGGGTTTGCTTATGCGAGCGTGGTGAGTGCTGAGCAATTTCTGACTGCCGGCCGGACGCAGCCATAAGCTCCAAGCGAAAAAAAACCGCGCCTCGGAAACCGAAGCGCGGTTTTGTCTTTAGCTTGAAGCTAGCGACTTGAAGCTATGAGCTGCATTTAGAACGGAATATCGTCATCAAAGCTGTCGAAATCCGGAGCCGGTTGCGGCGCGGCCTGTTGTGGGGCCGGGCGCTCGCGTTGTGGCTGTGGAGCCGACTGCTGTGGACGAGGCGCCTGCTGACGTGGGGCTGGGGCCGATTGCTGGTAGTTGTTGCCACCTTGTTGCTGGTCGCCCTGTGGACGGCCGCCCAGCAGTTGCATGGTGCCTTGCATGTCGACCACGATTTCGGTGGTGTAGCGCTTGATACCGTCTTTTTCCCACTCGCGGGTCTGCAGCTTGCCTTCGATGTACACCTGCGAACCCTTGCGCAGGTATTCGCCGGCGATCTCGGCCACCTTGCCGAACATCGACACGCGGTGCCATTCGGTCTTCTCGACCTTCTGGCCGGTCTGCTTGTCGGTCCACTGTTCGCTGGTCGCCAGACTCAGGTTGGTCACGGCGTTGCCGTTCGGCAGGTAGCGAACTTCGGGATCCTGGCCGCAAGTACCGACCAATATGACTTTGTTAACCCCACGGGCCATAACGTTCTCCTAGGCTTCGCACGCGTTCGGGGCCGGGTTGTTCACCAGGCGCTCGAGCGTCGCGCGATCCAATAATTCGGTGTCCAGTTTGATATATACGGCCGCCTCGTCGGCGACCACCACTGCATCGGTTACTCCAACGACGGCCTTCAGACGCTCGGTCAGGCCAGCCTCACGAATCGCCTCGGGCGATAAGGGCAAGCGCAGGCTCGTCACATAGGGAGGTTCGCGCATGGTAACAGCAAAGGCTAGCCAAAGTGCAGCCAGCGCGGCACATCCCAGGAACACAACCGACAAACCGCCATGCTGGAACAACCAGCCGCCGAGAATCCCGCCCAACGCCGAACCCAGGAATTGGCTGGTGGAGTAGACCCCCATCGCCGTGCCCTTGCCCCCCGCCGGTGAAACCTTGCTGATCAGCGACGGCAGTGACGCCTCCAGCAGATTGAACGCGGTGAAGAACACCACCGTGCCGATCACCAGGGCCCGCAGGCTATCGCCGAACTGCCAGAAGAATAGCTCAGTGAGCATCAGCGTCAGGACGGCGCCGAGCAAAACTCGTTTCATTTTGCGTCGCTTCTCGCCATAGATGATGAACGGGATCATGGCGAAGAACGAAATCAGCAGCGCAGTCAGGTAGACCCACCAGTGCTGTTCCTTGGGCAGGCCGGCCTTCTCGACCAGCGCCAGCGGCAAGGCCACGAAGCTGGACATCAGCATGGCGTGAAGCACGAAAATGCCCAGGTCCAGGCGCAACAGGTCCGGGTGCTTGAGCGTCGGGATCAGCGCTTGGCGCGCCACCCCGGACTCACGGTGCTGCAACGGCCCGGTGGAGTGCGGCACCATGAACGCCACGATCAGGATGCCCACCAACGCCATGGCACCGGTCGCCAGGAACAGCCCCGACAAGCCAAAGGCACGGGTCAGCAACGGTCCTACGACCATGGCGACAGCGAACGACAGACCGATGGTCATGCCGATCATGGCCATGGCCTTGGTCCGATGTTGTTCACGGGTCAAGTCTGACAACAGCGCCATGACGGCGGCGGAAATAGCCCCCGCACCTTGCAGGATTCGTCCGGCGATCACGCCCCAGATCGAATCGGCATTGGCCGCCAACACGCTGCCCAGGGCGAAGACGATCAGCCCCAGGTAAATCACGGGACGTCGCCCGATGCGGTCGGAAATGACCCCGAACGGAATCTGGAAAATCGCCTGGGTCAGGCCGTAAGCGCCAATCGCCAACCCGATGAGGGCCGGGGTCGCGCCCGCCAAGTCCATGCCATAGGTCGCCAGCACCGGCAACACCATGAACATGCCCAGCATACGGAAGGCGAACACCAGGGCCAGACCGCTTGCCGCGCGGGTCTCACCACTACTCATGCGTTCGCTGTGGGGATCGTGCATGGAAAAACCTCATGTGAACCGGCGGCGATTCTACCAGTCCCATCGATTGAGGGGGTATATGGCGACCGTTTGCCGCGCAGTCTTCATGTATGGCTGCAAACGCACTCTCAATAGTGTGCATCCATCCAGTATTTGCCCGTATACTCCTACGTTTTCGACGCCCGCCGAGCGAGGCCACTTTGGACAAGATCCTGATTCGTGGGGCCCGTACCCACAACCTGAAGAACATCGACCTGACCCTGCCACGGGACAAACTGATCGTCATCACCGGCCTGTCCGGATCCGGCAAATCATCCCTGGCTTTCGACACCCTGTACGCCGAAGGCCAGCGACGCTATGTCGAATCGCTGTCGGCCTATGCCCGGCAGTTCCTGTCGATGATGGAAAAACCTGACGTCGACACCATCGAAGGCCTGTCGCCGGCCATCTCCATCGAACAGAAATCCACCTCCCATAACCCACGGTCGACGGTGGGCACCATCACCGAGATCTACGACTACCTGCGCCTGCTGTATGCGCGAGTCGGTATCCCCCGCTGCCCCGACCACGACATTCCCCTGGAAGCCCAGACCGTCAGCCAGATGGTCGACCTGGTGCTTGCCCAGCCGGAAGGCAGCAAGCTGATGCTGCTGGCGCCGGTGATTCGCGAGCGCAAGGGCGAACACCTGATGGTCTTCGAAGAGCTGCGCGCCCAGGGTTTCGTGCGGGCCCGGGTCAACGGCAAGCTGTGCGAGCTGGACGAACTGCCGAAGTTGGATAAACAGAAGAAGCATTCGATCGATGTCGTGGTCGACCGCTTCAAGGTCCGTGCCGACCTGCAACAGCGGTTGGCCGAGTCCTTCGAGACCGCCCTGAAACTGGCCGACGGCATTGCCCTGGTGGCACCGATGGACGACGAGCCCGGGGAGGAAATCATCTTCTCCGCGCGCTTTGCCTGCCCGATCTGCGGCCACGCCATCAGCGAGCTGGAACCCAAGCTGTTCTCCTTCAACAACCCGGCCGGCGCCTGCCCGACCTGCGATGGGCTGGGGGTCAAGCAGTTCTTCGACACCAAGCGCCTGGTCAATGGCGAGCTGACCCTGGCCGAAGGTGCTATTCGCGGCTGGGACAGGCGCAACGTCTATTACTTCCAGATGCTCGGGTCGCTGGCGGCCCACTACAAGTTCAGCCTGGACAAGCCATTCAACGAGTTACCCGCCGATCAGCAGAAATTCATCCTGCACGGCAGCGGCTCGCAGAATGTCGATTTCAAATACCTGAACGACCGCGGCGATATCGTCAAGCGCTCCCACCCGTTCGAAGGCATCGTGCCGAACCTGGAGCGGCGCTACCGCGAGACCGAATCGGCCAGCGTGCGCGAAGAGCTGGCGAAGTTCCTCAGCACCCAGCCCTGCCCTGACTGCCGCGGCACTCGCCTGCGTCGCGAGGCGCGGCATGTGTGGGTCGGCGAGAAGACTTTGCCGGCGGTGACCAACCTGCCGATTGGCGACGCTACCGATTACTTCGGCGGCTTGAAGCTCACCGGTCGTCGTGGCGAAATCGCCGACAAGATCCTCAAGGAAATCCGCGAACGCCTGCAGTTCCTGGTGAACGTCGGCCTGGATTACCTGACCCTTGATCGCAGCGCAGACACTTTGTCCGGCGGCGAAGCCCAGCGTATCCGCCTTGCAAGCCAGATCGGCGCCGGCCTGGTGGGAGTGATGTACATCCTCGACGAGCCGTCCATCGGCCTGCACCAACGGGACAACGACCGACTGCTCGGGACCCTGAAGCATCTGCGGGACATCGGCAACACGGTGATCGTGGTCGAACACGACGAAGACGCGATTCGCCTGGCGGATTACGTGGTGGACATCGGCCCGGGCGCGGGCGTGCATGGCGGGCATATCGTTGCCCAGGGCACTGCCGCCGAAGTCATGGCGCACCCCGATTCCCTGACCGGCAAATACCTGTCGGGCCGGGTGAAGATCAAGGTTCCGGCCAAGCGCACGCCACGCAACAAGAAGCTGTCGCTGACCCTCAAGGGCGCCCGTGGCAACAACTTGCGCAACGTCGACCTGGAAATCCCGATCGGCCTGCTGACCTGCGTCACCGGCGTGTCCGGCTCTGGCAAATCGACGCTGATCAACAACACCCTGTTCCCGCTCAGCGCCACGGCCCTGAACGGCGCCACCACCCTGGAAGCGGCCGCCCACGACAGCATCAAGGGCCTGGAGCACCTGGACAAGGTGGTCGACATCGACCAGAGCCCAATCGGTCGTACGCCGCGCTCCAACCCGGCGACCTATACCGGGTTGTTCACGCCGATCCGCGAACTGTTCGCCGGCGTGCCGGAGTCTCGCTCCCGGGGCTACGGTCCGGGGCGGTTCTCCTTCAACGTCAAGGGCGGGCGTTGCGAAGCCTGCCAGGGCGATGGCCTGATCAAGGTGGAAATGCACTTTCTGCCGGATATCTACGTGCCGTGCGACGTGTGCAAGAGCAAGCGCTACAACCGCGAAACCCTGGAGATCAAATACAAGGGCAAGAACATCCACGAAACCCTCGAGATGACCATCGAGGAAGCGCGGGTGTTCTTCGACGCGGTACCCGCGCTGGCGCGCAAGCTCCAGACGTTGATGGATGTGGGCCTGTCGTATATCAAGCTGGGGCAGTCGGCGACGACGTTGTCCGGCGGTGAAGCCCAGCGGGTCAAGTTGTCCCGCGAGCTGTCCAAGCGCGACACCGGCAAGACCCTGTACATCCTCGACGAGCCGACCACAGGCCTGCACTTCGCCGATATCCAGCAATTGCTCGACGTGCTGCATCGCCTGCGGGACCACGGCAACACCGTGGTGGTGATCGAGCACAACCTGGACGTCATCAAGACCGCTGACTGGCTGGTGGACCTGGGACCGGAAGGCGGCTCCAAGGGTGGCCAGATCATCGCCGTAGGGACACCCGAGCAAGTGGCCGAGATGAAGCAATCCTATACCGGCTACTACCTCAAACCGTTGCTGGAGCGTG is a window from the Pseudomonas brassicacearum genome containing:
- a CDS encoding lysylphosphatidylglycerol synthase domain-containing protein; amino-acid sequence: MNHSEAHTAPRDAHAPEQAKPASRWSRWKRPLTLAFFLLLIVLFTTLARRIDWSEVFATLADFKVRTLIIAGALTITSFITYACFDLIGRTYIRQKLGWRQILPVGVISYAFNLNLSAWVGGIAMRYRLYSRLGVSTGNIAKILGLSLATNWFGYMTLAGVVFSSGLVTMPPGWKLSSGALQGVGALLLLVSAGYLVACRFSKRRAWTIRGMEINLPSLRMAMLQLALGALNWSLMAAVIFTLLPGKLDYPMVLGVLLISSIAGVITHIPAGLGVLEAVFIAVLQHEVSRGSLLAGLIAYRAIYFILPLLITVVMYLVIEAKAKALRVKPGLKR
- a CDS encoding alpha/beta hydrolase family protein, whose product is MTARSETIQIEIDDEHMNGTFLSPKSKVPGVLFVHGWGGSQERDLERAKGIAGLGCVCLTFDLRGHTGGAGIPLSRVTREDNLRDLLTAYDRLLAHPALDTSAIAVVGTSYGGYLASILTSLRPVRWLALRVPALYRDEQWHTPKRDLDKSDLLDYRSTLVHADTNRALHACSQFTGDVLLVESETDDHVPHATIMSYRAACQQTHSLTHRIIDGADHALSDPVSQQAYTSILVDWITEMVVGERLSIIQER
- a CDS encoding DUF3182 family protein, coding for MTSVNRNKTVVAHSVNPHAPLHEVETNRALARWLAQILGFEYGGSYDDQQHTGRDVYLVPTQTLIGAEAALRLGIKGPEDLWGGYVEHDFICTKAITHGLLNKDAVAPKGWSPLFAKLTRGAVLDGVSVFALQDARQAAEQLLYSGAIRLKPVHACAGRDQRVIKSLAQFDEIVARPDAQALFRDGVVLEQNLSEVQTQSVGQSFISGKVVSYCGVQHLTRDSEGLEVYGGSDLLVVQGGYIELLRLELPDDVREAVRLAQVFDDAANQAYPGFFASRRNYDIAQGLDAAGQPRGGVLEQSWRMGGASSAELAALQVFVEDPSTNAVRVSSVETYTDQPLPPGATEVYRGEAHNGDFLLKYVTVHSYDG
- a CDS encoding GlxA family transcriptional regulator, producing the protein MVQERAVAELGVLIYPGAQLAAVHGLTDLFAVAQRIAAEQASAQLPQLRVSHWQAEGDEAPQRVFDSATGPAGKLVALLIPPSLAGFSEGQISRALMAWLRAQHAGGTVLGGVCVGSILLAESGLLDGRSATTHWTSAKSFAARYPKIKLNADKPIVDDGDLITTAGLMAWSELGLRLVDRLLGPSIATRTAQFLVIEHSDSASQCGSNFAPILGHGDAAILKVQHWLQSSGAVDVSLGAMAERAGLEERTFLRRFRAATGLKPTEYCQHLRVGKAREMLEFTNGTIDHIAWTVGYQDPSAFRATFKKITGLAPSDYRAKFGVNPPAVSKS
- a CDS encoding cysteine hydrolase family protein, whose protein sequence is MSKQALIVVDIQNDYFPQGKWPLVGAEAAADNAAKLIEAFRQAGDQVVHIRHEFTSDDAPFFTPGSEGAKLHPKVLNRADEPVVLKHFVNSFRETELQALLDHHGIEQLVVVGSMSHMCVDGVVRAAADLGYDVTVIHDACATLDLEFNGVVVPAVQVHAAFMAALGFAYASVVSAEQFLTAGRTQP
- a CDS encoding single-stranded DNA-binding protein, encoding MARGVNKVILVGTCGQDPEVRYLPNGNAVTNLSLATSEQWTDKQTGQKVEKTEWHRVSMFGKVAEIAGEYLRKGSQVYIEGKLQTREWEKDGIKRYTTEIVVDMQGTMQLLGGRPQGDQQQGGNNYQQSAPAPRQQAPRPQQSAPQPQRERPAPQQAAPQPAPDFDSFDDDIPF
- a CDS encoding MFS transporter encodes the protein MHDPHSERMSSGETRAASGLALVFAFRMLGMFMVLPVLATYGMDLAGATPALIGLAIGAYGLTQAIFQIPFGVISDRIGRRPVIYLGLIVFALGSVLAANADSIWGVIAGRILQGAGAISAAVMALLSDLTREQHRTKAMAMIGMTIGLSFAVAMVVGPLLTRAFGLSGLFLATGAMALVGILIVAFMVPHSTGPLQHRESGVARQALIPTLKHPDLLRLDLGIFVLHAMLMSSFVALPLALVEKAGLPKEQHWWVYLTALLISFFAMIPFIIYGEKRRKMKRVLLGAVLTLMLTELFFWQFGDSLRALVIGTVVFFTAFNLLEASLPSLISKVSPAGGKGTAMGVYSTSQFLGSALGGILGGWLFQHGGLSVVFLGCAALAALWLAFAVTMREPPYVTSLRLPLSPEAIREAGLTERLKAVVGVTDAVVVADEAAVYIKLDTELLDRATLERLVNNPAPNACEA
- the uvrA gene encoding excinuclease ABC subunit UvrA, coding for MDKILIRGARTHNLKNIDLTLPRDKLIVITGLSGSGKSSLAFDTLYAEGQRRYVESLSAYARQFLSMMEKPDVDTIEGLSPAISIEQKSTSHNPRSTVGTITEIYDYLRLLYARVGIPRCPDHDIPLEAQTVSQMVDLVLAQPEGSKLMLLAPVIRERKGEHLMVFEELRAQGFVRARVNGKLCELDELPKLDKQKKHSIDVVVDRFKVRADLQQRLAESFETALKLADGIALVAPMDDEPGEEIIFSARFACPICGHAISELEPKLFSFNNPAGACPTCDGLGVKQFFDTKRLVNGELTLAEGAIRGWDRRNVYYFQMLGSLAAHYKFSLDKPFNELPADQQKFILHGSGSQNVDFKYLNDRGDIVKRSHPFEGIVPNLERRYRETESASVREELAKFLSTQPCPDCRGTRLRREARHVWVGEKTLPAVTNLPIGDATDYFGGLKLTGRRGEIADKILKEIRERLQFLVNVGLDYLTLDRSADTLSGGEAQRIRLASQIGAGLVGVMYILDEPSIGLHQRDNDRLLGTLKHLRDIGNTVIVVEHDEDAIRLADYVVDIGPGAGVHGGHIVAQGTAAEVMAHPDSLTGKYLSGRVKIKVPAKRTPRNKKLSLTLKGARGNNLRNVDLEIPIGLLTCVTGVSGSGKSTLINNTLFPLSATALNGATTLEAAAHDSIKGLEHLDKVVDIDQSPIGRTPRSNPATYTGLFTPIRELFAGVPESRSRGYGPGRFSFNVKGGRCEACQGDGLIKVEMHFLPDIYVPCDVCKSKRYNRETLEIKYKGKNIHETLEMTIEEARVFFDAVPALARKLQTLMDVGLSYIKLGQSATTLSGGEAQRVKLSRELSKRDTGKTLYILDEPTTGLHFADIQQLLDVLHRLRDHGNTVVVIEHNLDVIKTADWLVDLGPEGGSKGGQIIAVGTPEQVAEMKQSYTGYYLKPLLERDRD